The proteins below come from a single Dinghuibacter silviterrae genomic window:
- a CDS encoding thioredoxin domain-containing protein encodes MKTLLVCLLMVGVARAQTPFAGAPQPALAPLPALAALPGAQFSWADVHTPYVVIVYLSPSCPLSQRYTVALNALAAQYAGSVSFVGVFAGKADPDADILAFRDKYRVAFSLQRDPNLALARRLHATVTPEVFLLDARHRQLYRGAIDDKAVSLGNSRPQALHSWLKMALDDVLAARPVGVPHTEPVGCLIDDR; translated from the coding sequence ATGAAGACGTTGTTGGTTTGTTTGTTGATGGTGGGGGTGGCGCGGGCGCAAACCCCTTTCGCGGGGGCGCCCCAGCCCGCTTTGGCGCCCTTGCCTGCTTTGGCAGCCCTGCCGGGGGCTCAATTTTCCTGGGCAGACGTCCACACGCCGTATGTCGTCATTGTCTACTTGTCCCCTTCTTGTCCGCTGAGCCAGCGGTATACCGTCGCCCTGAATGCACTGGCCGCGCAATATGCGGGGTCGGTATCCTTCGTCGGTGTTTTTGCCGGGAAGGCCGATCCCGACGCGGACATCCTGGCCTTCCGGGATAAATACCGTGTCGCGTTTTCGTTGCAGCGAGATCCAAACCTGGCCCTCGCTCGGCGGTTACACGCCACCGTTACTCCGGAGGTTTTTCTTTTGGACGCCCGTCACCGCCAGCTGTATCGCGGCGCCATTGACGACAAGGCCGTTTCCCTGGGGAACAGCCGCCCGCAGGCGCTTCATTCGTGGCTCAAGATGGCGTTGGACGACGTCCTGGCGGCTCGTCCGGTGGGGGTGCCCCATACGGAGCCGGTGGGGTGTTTGATCGATGACCGGTAA